The Nostoc cf. commune SO-36 genomic sequence CCGCCCGAATCGCTAAAACTTGGGGAGTGGGAAGTGGGGAGTTGAGAGAGACGCGATTAATCGCATCTGTACTAGGAACTTTGTTACCTTTAATAGTGGCAACAATCCCTGTATGGGCAATGCCAATTTTATGCTCAATTCCCCATTCTTGCAGTTTTTCTGATACAAATTCGGCAGTCAGTTTTTCTTGAAAACCCAACTCTGGTTGTTGATGCAATCGCCGCCGCCACTCTACTAATTGTGGTTGCAATGAACGAATCGAAAGTCGGATGCGAGATAGGTCAACAGAAGAGGAGTTTGGAAAGGTAGAAACCATTATGCAGACAAACTAGTTTAAGTATAGTTAACTTAGATTATTTTCCCAGTTTAACGTGAGTTGGACTAATCTTTAGTAACTACTTAATGCTTCATTATTACACACATTTTGTCGTCAGGAATTTCGTTAAAAAAGCTAATCTGCCATTAACTTAACTCTAAACTATCTCCATTACAACTAAACCTTTTAGTTGTAACCCCACTTTCGTTAAAGTTTACTCCATCCTTCATCTAGAAACTTTTCGATTTCCGTTCCTGATCTCCTGAGATTAGGATAGTAAGATCATCGGCAATATAATCAATTTGTATATGTGAAATTTCATTCAACTTCAGTGAGATGGGCATCTTGCCCACCTCACAAGACGGATAATTTATTTATTGGAAGTCCCCAACATCCTCATTAGATTAACGCTCCAGCATGAGGTAATCAAAACCCTCTAGGGTCAAGAGCATCTTTTGCATCAATTGAAAAGCTTGTTCATCATTTGTAGGCTGTGAAGTTACAGGGTTTAGCGGTCTAAATTGTTTCCAGCGCTCCACTAGGGACATCATTGGCTGAGGTTGGTCTAGTAAAGGTAGTAAACAAACAGCCATTGCGCTATCTATACTGACAAACTGTCCAATTTGCGATAAGTGTTGACTAACGTCAAATATTCTGCACTCTGTAGCACAGGCTAGAAGGTCTTCCTTAAACTTAGGCGTTTTTAACTGAGGATGAAGATGCACAGTTGCTACTTGCCAATCAGAATCAGTCCATTCGGCAAAAGGTACAAAAGTCTGTGGTCGGTCGGGATGACCACACCAAAAGTCTAGCAGTCGATGAATGGGTTGTAATAGTTCAAATAGCTCTAGCCGCTCTTCTATAGAAATGTCAGGTAAGCTCATCCCCAGAAAAGCAGGTAAATTATCTGGTTCTTTAAACAAATCTTTAACGTCCCACTGTCGCCAGTTCACCATACTGATAAACTCTAAATCAGCAGATTTTAAAGCTGTGAACATATCAGGGATAGTGTAGCCTTTGTCTCCTTGAAACAAGTAATTCATTAAAATTCTTTCTTTTCCTTCCTCTCCTTCATAATTAGCATTCCAAGTTCTAGCTTTAAGAGTGACATTATCTTTCAAAGCTTTCATTGTTTCGACGACAATATCCATCTCTAATTCTGCTGGATTTTCATTCATTAAACCCATCATTGTAAAGAGTTTCTGAGCGCAAAAGTAATTGAATCTCTGTAGTGAACTATGCAAGTTGCTGCGAATAATCCCATCAGGCTTTAAAACTGATTTCATTGCTTGTAAGGCGACAGCAGGATCAGGAAAAAGATATAGCAGTTCATCACAATTAATATAGTCAAATTGGTAATCTAACTTATGTAATTCCTCTATTGATAAAACAATGAATTCCACATTGTCAAAGCCGTGGTGCTCCAGGCGTTGCTGTGCTAATTTAATCGATTCTCCTGATATATCGATGCCAACTATTTTAGCTCCTACATTTGCTTCAGCCAAAATTAGCGATTTGTAACCTGAGCCACATCCTGCATCTAAAATTACTTTTCCTTTGGTATCTATAACTTTTTGGTTTCTCAAATAAACAGGAGTCATTAAGTTATGAATATATAGTTCATTTGAATTATTTTTAGGAGATTTATCTAGAGGTATTCTGGGATAGGGGGAACTGTCAAATTGCTGACGAATTTTATCTAATAAATCAGATTCTAGACGGGTCATTACAATTGCTCCTGATACTACTTTTTTGACTGGTAAACGAAATTTGTTTAGGGTTTGTGTAAAACTATTTATTATCAAAAATTTACATTTTGACAAGATAATATAGCTATACCTAAGTAAAAAATCAAAGATTAAGTTTGCTCTAAAGATATTGATTTTTGAACAATGAAATTCAGACTGATGAGTGTATCTAGAATACGTATTGTGCTGCAATCATTGAATAGATCAAAATTATCTACTTGCTGATATTCTGTAAAGCCACATTCTTCTAAATATATGCCCAATATTTCAAAATCAAATCCTACTTTATGAACATCATATATATTGCTTTGTGCCCCAAATATAATCCGCATTAAATGTAAACGATCAAATACCGTAAATTGCGGATGAAGATAAAGCCAACACATTTTTTTTAAGTCAGGAACACTAATGAAAAGTTGACCACCTGGTTTTAGAACACGATACCATTCAGTTAATGTATTAATTAACTCATTATCTATTGAGTGATAAAAATGTTCTAGGACATGACTGGCATAAATTGCGGCTATTGAATTATTTTCAAATTGACTTAAATCAGATGCGTTACCAACATAATCTACTTCTGGACGAGGTTCAACATCGAATATTTTCCAGTCTGGATGTCTTTGTTTTCCACCAATATGAAGTTTAATCTCTGGCATTTTTTTGTATTTTGCTACTCTGTATCGTTTTCTTCTACCTCTCGTGGGTAAATCATTAAAAATTTTTAGAAAAAAGCGGATGTTGAACTGGGCATTGAAATTGCTCCTTATACTAACTTTGTTCTGATGCTTTCCCACGATTACGCTAACTCTTGTTGAGAGCTAGTTAAGACATACCTGCAAACATTTGCCATGCTGTTCAAGCTAGTAAGCGGCACACTCAACCTTGAGTATTCCCAACTTGTGAGGATTTCTATCACAATATTTAAGAATTAGTTAGAACTGGATGAGGTAAGTTACATTGTCACCAAGCCGAGTTTTATCGAAACCAGTGTAGAAGCCATTCTTGCTAGTGACGATAATTCTTGCATCCAGAAATACATTTTGCGTAGGCGTAGCCCGTCGCAGACATCGCTTACCATCTGGCATAGCCGATCGCAATTTGTTATGCTATATTAAACGTAGTCGTTATGAGTTCACATATTTTCATGGCTAACACAACTGTAGAAAACTTGGTAATTATTGGTTCTGGCCCAGCAGGGTACACAGCTGCCATTTATGCCGGACGTGCTAACCTGAAACCCGTTGTATTTGAAGGTTTCCAAGCCGGGGGTTTACCTGGTGGGCAACTAATGACAACAACAGAAGTTGAGAATTTTCCAGGGTTTCCCCAGGGGATTACCGGGCCGCAACTGATGGATCAGATGAAAGCTCAGGCGGAGCGCTGGGGGGCTGAACTATATACTGAAGATGTTATATCAGTTGACTTGAGTCAGCGTCCATTTACAGTGCGATCGCAAGAAAGAGAAATTAAAACCAACAGCATCGTCATTGCTACGGGTGCAACAGCAAAACGTTTAGGTTTACCCAGCGAACATGAATTTTGGAGTCGGGGTATTTCCGCTTGTGCGATTTGCGATGGTGCAACACCGATTTTTCACGGTGCAGAATTGGCTGTAATTGGTGCTGGCGACTCGGCGGCGGAAGAGTCAATTTACCTCACCAAATACGGTTCTAAGGTAAATATGTTAGTACGCACCGATAAAATGCGGGCTTCTAAAGCTATGCAAGACCGCGTTTTGAGTAACCCAAAAATCCAAGTACATTGGAACACAGAAGCCGTGGATATTTTCGGTAACGGTCACATGGAAGGGGTGAAAGTCCGCAATACCAAAACTGGTGAAGAGAGCAAACTGCACGCTAAGGGTTTATTCTACGCCGTTGGTCACAGTCCCAATACCTCTCTATTTAAAGGACAATTAGAACTGGATGAGATAGGTTACGTTGTCACCAAGCATGGTTCTGTAGAAACCAGTGTAGAAGGCGTTTTTGCTGCTGGCGACGTGCAAGATCATGAGTTTCGGCAAGCAATCACGGCTGCGGGTACTGGCTGTATGGCGGCGATGTTAGCAGAACGCTGGTTGTCATCCAGTGGCTTGATTCAAGAATTCCATCAACAGCCAGAAACGGCAGATAATGAATTAGAACATCAGCCAGCTAAAAAGACTGAAGCAGAGGAAGAAGCTGGATTTAATTTGAGTGAGACGCGCCATCAGGGAGGTTATGCTTTACGGAAATTGTTCCATGAAAGCGATCGCTTACTCCTTGTTAAATATGTCTCTCCTGGCTGTGGCCCTTGTCATACCCTGAAGCCAATTTTAAATAAAGTGGTGGATGAATTTGACAGTAAAATTCACTTTGTAGAAATTGACATCGACAAAGACCGAGATATTGCTGAAAATGCTAATGTGACAGGAACACCAACAGTTCAATTATTCAAAGATAAGGAGCTGGTGAAAGAAGTTAAAGGTGTGAAGCAAAAGAGCGAATACCGCCAATTGATTGAAAGTAATCTGTAAGAGAGTGGGGAGTCGGGAATCTGACTTTTTACGGCATCTGGAAAACCTCTCTCTAAATCTCTCTCCTAAAAGGAGAGAGACTTTGAATTTTCCCCCTTCCAGCGTCGGCAAGGGGGTTAGCGGGTTAGGTTTTTGGTGGATTTATTCCACATAACGTGAAAAGTCAGGTGGGGAATGGGGAATAGTAAAAAATCATTGACAGTTACTAATTCTCAATACTCACCCCCCGACATCGCAAACTAACCTGTTAAATAAAGATACAGAAATAATCGTTGTATTTACTAAAGTTTGCGCCTGATTAAAATCAGAATCACCCGTAATCAAAAAATCTGCCTCTGCTGCCATAGCACAAGCTAAAAACTTTGCATCTTTTCTATCTCTGGGAAAATCAACTTCAAAATTGACATCAATTAGTGTTAGAAATGTATCGATAATTTTAAACCACTCACATCTCACCTCATCTGTCAACTTAAACTTGCTGCGACTTAAAACTTCTTTATATTCCACAATAATTTCTTCAGAAGCTATCCATTGCCAATCTGGATTATCAAAAATAAACTGAATAACATCTCTTGGTACTCTACCCTTAAGGACAGCAGAAACTAAAACATTCGTGTCAATAACAACTTTCATTCCCCGCGTTGATAAGCTTCAATTTCTGCTGAGATTTCTGCTTCTGTAATATCTTGTACTCCCGGTAGAGACTGTGTTTTATCAAATAAATCTCTCAGCTTTTTACTAATTTCTGCTCTAGGATTATCCTCAGCTAAGATAATTATTTCTACTCTTTGTCCTACCTTAAAAGGTAAATCAGATAATATTACTTGACTTGGATCTGTAATGGTGATGTATTTTTTGTAAGCGTTCATGATTCCTCCATTAACTTGGTCATTCTCTACTTGGGATAATTAAACTTTGTGGTGACAACGACTGGTAATTTATTTCTAACAAAAATAAGGCATAATCTCACCTCTAACTCAGTCTAGCTCTGTATCCACCGCGAAACAGTTAGACTTTTATTCACGATGTTTACGCAATCCCCTATCTGATATGTAAAATAGTCAGCGTATCAAGCTTTGCTCCAGGCGATCGCTTTATGGCCATTACAAAACGGCGACTACCGACATTTTTACAGTTTGGCAAAAGTCTCAATCTTTCGCAAAAACTCATGCTCATTGGGTTAGCCATTACCCTATTTTTCATCTTTCTGGCATTCTTCGCTCCCGTATTCCAGGCTTGGGGATGGCTGCAAAACCCTAAAGATTTTCTCTCTAATCCAATTCACGAGCCACCCTCAGCTAAACATTGGTTTGGTACTAGTCGTTTGGGTTATGATGTGTTCTCCCGGACGCTGTTCGGCGCTCAAGCTGCTTTGCAGGTGGTGATTTTGGCAACGGCGCTGAGTATGATTATCGGTGTGCCTTTGGGGATGCTGAGTGGTTATCTCGGTGGAAAATTGGATAAAGTGTTGCTGTTTATTATGGATAGCATCTACACTCTACCGGGACTACTGCTATCTGTTACCCTGGCGTTTGTGGTGGGGCGTGGGATATTAAATGCAGCGATCGCTATTAGCATTGCTTACATTCCCCAATATTACCGCGTTGTTCGCAACCACACCGTGAGCGTGAAAACTGAAGTGTTCATCGAAGCTGCTCAAGCAATGGGTGCTTCCACTTGGGTTGTACTTTCTCGTTATCTATTTTTTAACGTCATTCAAAGTGTACCCGTCCTCTTCACACTCAACGCTGCTGATGCAATTTTGGTGTTGGGCGGTTTGGGTTTTTTGGGGCTAGGACTTCCCGAAGAAGTGCCAGAATGGGGACACGATTTAAAGCAAGCCCTAGAAGCTTTACCTACTGGCATTTGGTGGACTACACTTTTCCCTGGTTTAACGATGACATTCATGGTGGTAGGGTTATCACTACTCGGTGAGGGGTTAAATGAATTTGTCAATCCCCGTTTACGGAGAGAAAATAGAATCCGAAAGTAATCATTGGTCATTAGTCGTTAGCAAAAGACGAAGGACAAGGAACAAATGACAAATGAGCAATGACAAATGACAAATGACAAATAAACAATAGAGAGATTTGTATGAAAGATAATCTAACGTTAATTGCTGCCGCTACTGGCGGATTTATCCTTTCCGTTGCTCTTGCTGGTATCTTAAGAGGTGCGCCAATTACAGCTTGGCAAGAGCAATCGAGTTTTCGCACCACGAATTTTGCTAATTTACAGAAATCGGAGTTGAAAGCCGCGCGTCTTCTCCCAAGCAAAGACACTGCGGTAACAGATAGGGAATAGGGAATAGGGGGGAATAGCTGTTCACCAATGCCCAATGCCCAATGCCCAATGCCCAATGCCCAATGCTCAATTACAAATGACAAATGACAAATGACAAATGACAAACTTCAAGTAATTGGCATTGATGTGGGGGGAACAGCAATTAAGCTGGGGCGTTTTACACCCGACGGTACTTGTCTGCAATCCTTGACTGTGGCGGCTCCCCAACCGACAACACCAGAGGCAGTACTGGCGGTGCTTGTAGATGCGATCGCACAAATTGATCCAGATAATCAAGCTGTGGCTATTGGTGTTGGTACTCCTGGCCCATCCGATGCAGCAGGACGCATTGCCAAAATCGCCATTAACTTACCTGGATGGATCGATGTGCCTTTAGCAGACTGGTTAGAAGCTAAAATTGGCAAACCGACTGCGATCGCTAATGATGCTAATTGCGCTCTTTTAGGAGAAGCTTGGCTGGGAGCCGGTCGCCATTTTCAAAATCTGATTCTGCTAACTTTAGGTACTGGGGTTGGTGGTGCCATTATCCTCAATGGCAAACTATTTATTGGACATCAAGGAGCCGCCGGGGAATTGGGTTTAATTTCATTAAATCCTGATGGCCCAATTTGTAATAGTGGCAATCGAGGTTCTTTGGAACAATATGCTTGTGCTACTGCAATTCGCCGCCGCACTCTCAAAGAACCTATCGAATTAGGTTTTCTCGCCCAGCAAGGAGATGCCACAGCATTGACTTTTTGGCAAGAATATGGTAAGTATTTGGGGATAGGATTGACGAGTTTAATTTATGTACTCACACCGCAAGCGATCGTGATTGGTGGGGGTATCAGTGGCAGCTTTGAATTTTTCATACCAACAGTGAAGGCAGAAATTGAGAAGCGAGTGCAGCCTTTATCACGAGTGGATTTACAAATATTACCAGCAGAGTTAGGCAATTTTGCGGGGATAGTAGGTGCAGCAAAGTTGGCATGGCAACGCTATTCGGAATGTTAGATTATGGTTCAAACAATCCCAGCTAGAGATATAAGTCTTTACGAATTAGAAGAAAAATTTGGTTTACAACTTGCTACAGACATTAATTTCTTTCCAGAATGGACAGAAAATTTACCAACTCTGACTGATGCTGAAAAGCAAGCGATGGCGCGAGTGAAAAGCAACTATTTAAACTTGAATAAGCACCGTCTAATGTCAGAAGAGGCGGTAAAGATGGTAGTGCTGTCTCCTTTACTCGATTTAGCTGGGTTTTATCAACCTCCTTTTGAGATTGAAACCGAGACTTCTATAGAGATTTCTGCTGAAGACGAGAGTTTTATCGTTAAAGGAAATATTGATGTTCTTGTCATCCAAAAATAAATGTTTTTGGGTACTTGTCATCGAATCTAAAAGCAGTAAATTTGATGTGATGACAGCCTTACCTCAAGCACTTGCCTATATGCTTGATCGTCCAAATTCTGCACAACCGACTTTTGGTTTACTAATCAACGGTAGAGAATTTGTGTTTGTCAAATTGATTCAACAAGAACATCCTTGGTATGCACGATCTTATGCACTATCAATTGAACGTGATTCAGAAATACACCAAGTACTCAGTATATTAAAGCACCTTGGAGAATTAATTGTGCTTTTACCCCCTGAGAACTAGGGATTGACGCTTATCGCCTAACTATACTTGGAACTCAAATCCAGGTAATATATCCTCTCCAGAAAGAATCGCCGGCATTTGAATAACTTCTACAGCTTTTTCGAGTCGATAAATTTCCACTTGCTTATCTTGAGGATTAATTAGCCAACCTAAACGCAAACCATTTTCTATGTATTCCTTCATTTTCGCTTGGATAGGTGCAAGACGGTCTGTTTCGGAACGCAGTTCAATTGCAAAATCGGGTACAAGTGGCGGAAATTTTTTTCGTTGTTCTAGTGTTAAAGCTTCCCACCGTTCCAACTTTACCCAAGACGCATCAGGGGAACGTTTTGCACCATTTGGAAGTATAAAGATAGTTGAAGAACTAAAAACTTTCCCTAATTTAGCTTGACGATTCCAATTATTCAAGTCTGTAATTAAATCTGCTTCTTGATTTCCGCTTTCTCCTCCTACTGGTGGCACAATTATTAATTCTCCTGCTGCATTCATTTCCAGGCTTAAATCGCTATTAGCAATACATAATTGATAAAACTGTTCGTCGGTTAAATGAGCAATCGGTTCTAGATTAAGCACAACAGTATTCATTGAATCTTTCCTCGTGCCTTTATTGCTAACATTGTTACCTTTAATTAAAAGTTTAGTAAGACTAAGTTCCTCGTTTACACTAAGACAAACAATATCCAGTTGCTTTCTGAACGTATTTCACAACTTTTTGGTATGATTCAGGATTACTCACAGGGTTGATGATGATGGGAATAGTGCCATCTGGCAACCAAAAAGTTATCCTGCCATTCGGTTCATGACAAAAAGAACTGATGCAATTGAGATTAATTACATATTCGTTTTTTTCGTAAATTATTTTCACCCAGTGGGCATGATCTAATTCTAATTCCTGTCACACATTCTAAATAATCGAGAATCTTTTGATAATCTTCCAAGTTCTTTTGGCGGGTTAATCACTATCGGGAATGGCACTATCGGGCAACCAAAAAGTAACCCTGCCATTGAGTTCATAACAAAAAGCATGGACACGTTTCAAAATTCACTACATATTCTCTCCTCTCGTAAAGGATTTTCACCCAGTACGCCACAACATCTCCTCAAGTCCGAAATTTACGAAATGATGCACCCTGGATGTCCAAATTTACTGAAGCCTTAAGTTAATGTTGCTATGCACCAATTCAAAATCTAAAAATTAATTGTGAATTACGAATTACGAATTACGAATTGTTATGATACCTCCAATGGTGTAGGTGTATCAGATGTTGAATTAGAAAGAGCGATCGCTGTTTGAATAAACCCTTTAAATAAGGGATGAGGGCTACTCGGGCGTGATTGAAATTCTGGATGAAATTGGCAAGCAAGAAAGAATGGGTGCTTGGTTAATTCCACAATTTCAACTAAGCGTCCATCGGGAGAAGTACCACTGATCACATAGCCAGACTTTAACAACAAATCGCGGTAAGCATTATTGAACTCATAGCGATGTCGATGTCGCTCATAAATCACATCTTCTTGATAGAGCTTAAAAGCTAAAGTATCAGGGAGAACACGACAAGGGTATAGTCCCAAGCGCATTGTACCCCCTAAATCCACTACTTCTTGCTGTTCTGGCAATAAATTAATTACCGGATCAGTTGTATAAGGGTCAAATTCGGCACTGTTAGCACCTGTTAATCCGCCTACGTGCCTAGCCCACTCAATCACAGAACATTGCATACCCAGGCATAAACCTAAAAAAGGAATTTGGCGATCGCGGGCGTATTTAATGGCGGCAATTTTGCCATCCACTCCCCGAACCCCGAAACCTCCTGGCACAACTACCCCATCGACACCTTTAAGATAAGTTTCGGCTAATCCAGTTTCCAAATCTTCTGAATTTATCCAACGCAGGCGCAGTTTGCCATAAGTGGAGATTGCAGCATGATTTAGTGCTTCCACTACAGATAAATAGGCATCACTTAACTGCACATATTTACCAACAATGGCAATTTCTACCTCGTGCTTGGGACTATGTAAACGTTGTACCAAGGTTTGCCACTGCGTCAAATCTGGTTTACGTTGTTCCATTTGCAGCAAGTTCAGCACTTGTTCTGCCATTCCTTCCCGTTCTAGATTCAGCGGTACTTCATAGATACTTTTGGCATCTTGAGAAGTGATGACGCATTCTTCCGGCACATCGCAAAATCCCGATAATTTCTGCTTTAATCCCTTGGGTAAGGGGCGATCGCTCCGACAAACTAAAATATCTGGTTGAATACCAATGGATCTCAGTTCTTTAACTGAATGCTGTGTCGGCTTAGTTTTCATTTCACCCGCCGAAGCAATCCACGGTACTAGCGTTACGTGCATATACAGCACATTCTGCCGTCCTACCTCTTTGCGGAACTGGCGAATTGCTTCCAAAAACGGTAGTGATTCAATATCTCCCACCGTCCCGCCAATTTCTGTAATCACTACAGAAGGGTTTGTGCTTTTAGCAACTCGTAGAATGCGGTCTTTAATTTCATTGGTAATATGAGGAATTACCTGTACAGTACCGCCATTGTAGTCTCCGCGCCGCTCTTTATTGATGACTGCCTGGTAAATCGAGCCAGTAGTAACACAGTTCAAACGCGACATTGAGGTATCGGTAAAGCGTTCGTAATGCCCCAAGTCCAAATCTGTCTCCGCACCATCCTGGGTAACGAATACTTCCCCATGCTGAAAGGGACTCATCGTCCCAGGATCGATATTGATATAAGGGTCAAGTTTGAGAATCGACACCGAATATTCGCGCGACTTGAGCAAACGCCCTAGACTTGCTGCTACAATGCCCTTACCAATACTGGAAACTACGCCTCCAGTAACAAAGATAAACTTAGTCATAGTAATTTGAATTTCTAACAACTTCTAAAAATACATCCCGTCATTGTGCCACAGTTATTGTGGTGTAATCTTCTGTGATTTTGCAGTGAAAAAGCTTTTTGGATTAGTAGTACTAGGCTGTATTCTTACCTCCTCCGTAGCATTGGCAGAACCATCTCTTATAGTCGTTTTTCCCCAGACAAACTACCAGACAAGTGCCCAAAAAATTTTCTTTCTGGGCACTGCACCACCAGATGGTCAGGTTTTGATCAATAGTAAGCCAATTACCCGCAGCAAAGCAGGTCATTTTTCCCCAAGTTTCCCCTTGCAGTTGGGGGAGAATCTTTTTACTGTGCGTCACGACAATCAAGAACTCCAGATTAAAGTGACAAGGCTTACCACTGGGGCTGAGTTACCACAAGGGTTAGCCTTTGCTAAAGATTCACTGACTCCCGCAGTTGACATTGCCAGACTACCGGGAGAAATAATTTGTTTTAGCGCGATCGCACCCCCTAACGCTAATGTCTCTGTCAAGTTAGCTAATCAAACTATTGGCCTTTCACCCCAACCCCAACAGGCACAACTACCAAGTAATTTGGCAGCTTTGACAGGGCAAAATCAGCCTCATGCCCAGTCTAGCGTAGGAAAGTATGAGGGTTGCATTACACTGCAACAACCTGATCCTGCTTTTTCATCCCTAATTTACGGTAACAACATCATTTCTGGTGCTGTTGTCCCAGACTCAAGTAAAGAGGTAGATTTGGGACAACCTCAGTTTCAACTGACGCTCAATGGCAAGACGATAACTCAACCAGGGACTGGTAAAATTCAAATCCTTTCAAAAGCACAGTTGCCAGTTTCTGAGGTTACAGTAGAGTCAGGGGTGGCTCGCACTGGCCCAAGCACCGATTATTCTCGACTCACGCCACTGCCCAAAGGCACACGCGCAACAGTTACAGGTAGGGAAGGTGAATGGTTGCGCCTAGATTATGGCGCTTGGATTAATAGTAAAGAAACCCGCATTCTCCCTGGTGCAGTTCCGCCACAGACAATCATTCGCAGTGTCGGATACCGTCAACTCCCTGGTGCGACAGAGATAGTTTTCCCTTTACAAGTTCCTGTACCTGTGAGCGTACAACAAAGTGAGCAAGCTCTCGCTCTCACCCTCTACAATACCACTGCCCAAACGGACATAATTCGCCTGGATGATGACCCCTTAATTAATCGTCTAGATTGGCAACAGGAAGCTCCAGGACAAGTAAAATACACCTTTAACCTTAAAAAAGCTCAACAGTGGGGATATAAGCTGAGATACGACGGTACTACCCTGGTTTTGGCTTTGCGTCATCCGTCTAAAATTGGGAACACAAGACGTAAGCTTTTAGCTAATTTTAAGATTGTACTAGATCCAGGGCATGGCGGTAAAGAATCTGGTGCCAGTGGCCCAACTGGATATTTAGAAAAAGATGTCAATTTAGTGATATCGAAGTTGCTGCGCGACGAGTTGGTGAAGCAAGGGGCAACGGTGGTGATGACACGAGAGGACGATCGCGAAGTTTCGCTAGTAGAACGTCAGGCAATTATCAGTCAAGAAGAACCTGCGATCGCTCTTTCCATACATCACAACTCTCTACCTGATAATGGCGATGCCGAGAAAACCAAGGGATTCGGCACATTTTGGTATCATCCCCAAGCCCACAGCCTCGCAATATTTTTACAGAACTATGTAGTCAAAAACCTCGGTAGACCTTATTATGGTGTGTTTTGGAACAACCTAGCGCTGACACGTCCAGCAGATGCGCCATCAGTGTTGCTGGAATTGGGTTTTATGAGCAATCCCGATGAATTTGAGCAAGTGGTGAACCCACAAGAACAGAAGAAAATGGCAAAAGCGATCGCTCAGGGGATTACTGAGTGGTTTAGAAGTGTGAAATAAAGTTGAAGGTACAACACTAGTTGTACCTTGGTGGAGTGCGATCGCTCATCGCTATTTTTTAGCTAGTTGCTCAATGTTGCGATCGGTCTTTGTTCAAGGTGTTTAACTTTAAGTTTATAAAAATTAACTATTTTACTAGATTAAAAATGGCAAATATAAATTGATTTACCATTAATTAGCTGATTGGTTACAGAGCCGATCATGTCAGGTTTTGGTAA encodes the following:
- a CDS encoding N-acetylmuramoyl-L-alanine amidase; this translates as MKKLFGLVVLGCILTSSVALAEPSLIVVFPQTNYQTSAQKIFFLGTAPPDGQVLINSKPITRSKAGHFSPSFPLQLGENLFTVRHDNQELQIKVTRLTTGAELPQGLAFAKDSLTPAVDIARLPGEIICFSAIAPPNANVSVKLANQTIGLSPQPQQAQLPSNLAALTGQNQPHAQSSVGKYEGCITLQQPDPAFSSLIYGNNIISGAVVPDSSKEVDLGQPQFQLTLNGKTITQPGTGKIQILSKAQLPVSEVTVESGVARTGPSTDYSRLTPLPKGTRATVTGREGEWLRLDYGAWINSKETRILPGAVPPQTIIRSVGYRQLPGATEIVFPLQVPVPVSVQQSEQALALTLYNTTAQTDIIRLDDDPLINRLDWQQEAPGQVKYTFNLKKAQQWGYKLRYDGTTLVLALRHPSKIGNTRRKLLANFKIVLDPGHGGKESGASGPTGYLEKDVNLVISKLLRDELVKQGATVVMTREDDREVSLVERQAIISQEEPAIALSIHHNSLPDNGDAEKTKGFGTFWYHPQAHSLAIFLQNYVVKNLGRPYYGVFWNNLALTRPADAPSVLLELGFMSNPDEFEQVVNPQEQKKMAKAIAQGITEWFRSVK
- a CDS encoding CTP synthase, with translation MTKFIFVTGGVVSSIGKGIVAASLGRLLKSREYSVSILKLDPYINIDPGTMSPFQHGEVFVTQDGAETDLDLGHYERFTDTSMSRLNCVTTGSIYQAVINKERRGDYNGGTVQVIPHITNEIKDRILRVAKSTNPSVVITEIGGTVGDIESLPFLEAIRQFRKEVGRQNVLYMHVTLVPWIASAGEMKTKPTQHSVKELRSIGIQPDILVCRSDRPLPKGLKQKLSGFCDVPEECVITSQDAKSIYEVPLNLEREGMAEQVLNLLQMEQRKPDLTQWQTLVQRLHSPKHEVEIAIVGKYVQLSDAYLSVVEALNHAAISTYGKLRLRWINSEDLETGLAETYLKGVDGVVVPGGFGVRGVDGKIAAIKYARDRQIPFLGLCLGMQCSVIEWARHVGGLTGANSAEFDPYTTDPVINLLPEQQEVVDLGGTMRLGLYPCRVLPDTLAFKLYQEDVIYERHRHRYEFNNAYRDLLLKSGYVISGTSPDGRLVEIVELTKHPFFLACQFHPEFQSRPSSPHPLFKGFIQTAIALSNSTSDTPTPLEVS